A region of the Bradysia coprophila strain Holo2 unplaced genomic scaffold, BU_Bcop_v1 contig_232, whole genome shotgun sequence genome:
agttatcgtggaatcaagggacgagacaaaaattcttttgggaatatctctaagaacaCCCGACCgtaatagcccatcttcgaacttaacctgaggaatttaattccccgtcgattaaagaaaagtttttgaaaatccgttgaaaattactcaagttatcgtgttatcaacgaatcatcaaagtgtgacaaacattttctgtatttaaggtttttggtcatacattcatgcattttcaatcatagtagtgatcattgtgtgacaaacattttagggtgtttatcatccgtaagacccatgactttcagtcaagggaataagacAATAGACGAGTGTAGTGCGTTTCGTggttaagtatggtttccactcaacaaaaagtactccgtgtgagaacCGTGaaagagcaagctgtcaagtaaacaaagcaaaaatttaaaaaaatcaattttgtaattcatactttttggtaagtggaaatcaagccttagaGTCAAGCCTaactaaatttatttaatattataAATACAAAGACTCACTCTCTCATGTCAGCATATTTCCGACaaatattcaccaaaaatgAATGCTTGTACTCGGCGGCCGACGATGAATTTGTAAGCCACATCTTGTccaattcgtcaaaattttcattcaatatatCAACGCGCGGGCCATAATTCATAACAATGGCAACGAAAGTCAGAGCCATGTACTCAGTTCCAAAAATAGCATAAACACCCAGCGTTCCCATTATACCACTAGCCACAAGAAATCCAAGCAAAGTGGACTGATCGACAAACATGAATTCGATTGGAACAAACTGCACCATCTCCCCATCaatgagaaaacttttcactGGATAATACATATACAGTATGGTGATGAATATGGCCATGGACGCAacaaatttatacaaattgaAGTTTGCGGTCAATCGATCAGTAAACGGTTTTCCGCGAGCGTCACCATTTTGTTTGTAGATTTTTAGTGAAGATTTAAACATTGCTGTGATGTTGAGGTAATACGAATCGAAGCATCTAATTTTTAAAACTGCCTAGAAGAAGAGGGTTCTATTTTGTATTAATTGTTTAGCATGAAGCTCTTCACATATCCTCGTTGCTTTCATATTTAAACGTTACTTGCTCTctacatttttgagaaaatgtcATACAGTGAACGCAAGTGAAATTCACTCATGAACTTGCTTCggttgtttttcagctgatccactcttATGAACACAAATGTTTAGCTTATACCTCGGTTTatacttgtcaatttttggccTACACTTTattgaaatcgatttttaaccgTGAAGCCATGATCGCACATTTTTGGCCAAGTAGAGCAAAATGTAGATCATTCTGTCTCCTagatttttctccatttggccaaaaatatgacatcatggcttcatggttaaaaatcgatttgaagaatgtgtaggccaaaaattgacatttaagTACTAAGGTCCAAATTTCGTGGACGTCTACTGTTTACATTTCCTCTCGAAATCGACGATTTTTCCGTACGTATTTTATGGAAGGCACACGAGGCCCACAGAGTTACAGTACTTTCAAACGTAGCATTAGATTAGTTTcgttgtgttttatttaacCCAAACTTTTACGTGAAAAAAGAGCTGCAATTTGACTACTAAATTGAAAATCCTCTGTAAAAAAAGAACAAGCAATAAGCGGcggttcaaaatttttcgttcaaatgaCAATATTTTTAACTTGGATGGCATTTGAAACGGccttgaaaatgatctatacaCATGTTCAAAATGATATTTGAAACGTCAAACAgaacgaaaaagaaacaaaagaatttaacTTAACGAAACAAAACCCAGGACAAAACCATAACAATCCCtttgtttcaatttcagaTTATGTTAGTTTATATTGCTTGGAAGTAAATAtatgaacactaaacactaaAGCGGATCGGAACCTGACATTCATGTGAACTCATTTTTGTAATGCCAtcatcatattttttttaaataatgttGTTACACCTGCTAAGTTCGTATGAGTCATGATCAgtgcgagaaaaccgaagaccataggtttgttccaaatagcTGTAAGCatgaactttgacaacccgaaccacGATAATTTgatccatagcaacgtcgcctacgagATGTTTCATGCAAATAtggcaacgtcgcctacgtgatttacacacaaaaactaTTGAGGCTATGGTTCTATGgatcaaatttgacaatttataCAGCCTTGGATCAAAcctatttattaatttatacCTTGGGTCCTtcagtttttagccccgtacgaagtatacgaaggggcttataggattacgatgccgtgtgtaattgatggaattcgaagcagacggtaagggcaaagtgtttgcctatgttcatagatgacgaatctgcaataaaaatttgggccgtctgtccgtctgtccgtcacgtcgatatcttgagtaaatcaaatccgatttcaaaaattttttttccctgaaagatagtcaaaatagtgaggctaagttcgaagatgggcatattcgggtcggcccttcgtgagttagggccacctaagtgatttaaggtcttttggtgatatttatggcaaaataaacgatggaaatgtaaatgacacggcaaatgataggtattgtcaataccaatccatgaaaaaaacgttttttaaaatcgggtgagtggaccgtgagttagggccttataagtgaaaagctactagggccctttgtgtattttacatagaactcaagtaaatttcatccgtttttcgtaatttttgtttcatttgaaagataatcgaacaccgaatagaatgttgttgaaaaaaaaattaaatttgggtccttggactaaggccgctactagggccctatgtgtattttacatataactcgagcaaatttcttccgtttttcgtaatttttgtttcatttggaaggtaatcaaaggccgaatagaatgttgttgaaaaaaaattaaatttgggtcctcggactaaggccgctactagggccctatgtgtattttacatatagctcgagcaaatttcatccgtttttcgtaatttttgtttcatttggaaggtaatcaaaggccgaatagaatgttgttgaaaaaaaattaaatttgggtcctcggactaaggccgctactagggccctatgtgtattttacatataactcgagcaaatttcatccgtttttcgtaatttttgtttcatttggaaggtaatcaaaggccgaatagaatgttgttgaaaaaaattaaatttgggtcctcggactaaggccgctactagggccctatgcgtattttacatacaactcgagtaaatttcatccgtttttcgtaatttttgtttcatttgaaagataatcgaacaccgaatagaatgttgttgaaaaaaaaattaaatttgggtccttggactaaggccgctactagggccctatgtgtattttacatataactcgagcaaatttcttccgtttttcgtaatttttgtttcatttggaaggtaatcaaaggccgaatagaatgttgttgaaaaaaaattaaatttgggtcctcggactaaggccgctactagggccctatgtgtattttacatataactcgagcaaatttcatccgtttttcgtattttttatttcatttggaaggtaatcaaaggccgaatagaatgtagttgaaaaaaaaattggatcctcggactgaggccgatactaggccctatgtgtatttatactcaataaattaaaattttagggctatttgaaatttttgttttatttgaaaggaacgtcgtacggggcttcgtaattgcgctatgcgcaatttctaagatgtacacattacataataattttactttaactactttaaccggcgcattaggcttacggtcaaagtagggtgacagacgcactagggtcacgtacgcaatagatatacgggtttgtacggggctcagtcgcagcaaacgctccgactgttctgatggctcgtttgttTCTATTTTGGGTGCAACAACATTAGTCTCAAGAAAATCTGATGATGCCAACATTCAACCTCCTaacaagcatgaaaaactcaACACGTAATACAGAAACGTTGTCCCTGTTACGTAATGCCTATTTTAGCGCCTCAAGCattatatatattacacacttgtcacgaagaagccgagactgatagtgacaagtgtgtactctattttatcacataagcgaaaacgagacaacaacatagaactgaagtgtaatttttgaattaaacttctagttaagtaattttgacatccgaacaccgcgcgtttgtgataatagtagattattcacctctgtccacgtctttatttagacacttggggagttattgaatgagccgaaggcgaatggtataaccccaagtgtctaaatcaacatttggacagaggtgaatacgctattttatctaccgacggcgaaataatagcactttttcactgctattatttcacctataGGTAGATAAAAAAccataaattttacttttcataCCGACACTGTGATTCCGTATATTGCAAACACTTCAAAATTTCTGACAAAGTTGTCGTAGACAGAATAAACATAATGAGTGTAAAAGACCTGCGTCCAGAAGAAAAACACAAGAGATTTTGTCACAACGAAACGCAAGttatttttccattcaaacTTAAAGTCAACGCCCACAATATATCCGAACATTTGGATGAACTTTAGACTGTGTTCAAGTATATCCGACGCTTTGTTTGACTTAAGCAACTTTACGTCGGCCTTTGATTTCAATGCATTTTCTGGAATCGAGTCAGTGGACCCAGTCTGGATTGAAAGGAGACTAgaattataattatttttcgaataaGAATTTATTTAGTCACATTTTTCACACACATTGGATACGTTTTTGTTCAACTTCGTACGCTGTGCAGCACTTGGTGAGAACTACCGAACCATATCAGAAGGAAAGTTCTTAAGAACGTACAGGttattatattatattgaattattaaatCACTGCCTCTTGAATTCGTAATCGCCATTATTGTGAATTGATGGTTGATTAATTCATACAGACAGTGGTATAATGAACTCTCCCATATACCCTTCGCAGTCCTAGAGTTGTGTTggattccttttttttgtaaatgatgAAAAGTGGAGAGTGGGTTAAGAAAAGTGTGTTGTGAAAGACGAGACCTCGACCACGGTGTGCATCAACCTTTGAAGTTTGatgaatttatctttttcgAATATACTCTTTCgcaaaactaccactttttaTTGCGTACGAAGCAAGAACTACATTTATAACATGAGTGCCGACATGCTGAATGAGAAAATCAACAGTTGTTTTGGCGTCGATAGTTCAAATGGAATTAATAtattaataaatgaattaaaatgatAGTTAATTCAATCTCATGATAAAGTAATAtcgttcaatttaaaattaaacgtgTGATAACAATCATCGCAAACGTGCCGCTCATcataagtttttaattttagtgggtttcatttgttttatttgttctaCCAGACCACCTAGCAACCagactacttttattaaggtagTGAAAGAATTaagtagcctttggaatttagAATAGTAAGAagtaaggtgtgaatttgacaaagagagctgagagtttaattgctagagagagtattggttcTACACGACCTTGTCTTTTCGTTCCTTCAATTCCACACTTACGTGTGAGTGAGACGACTCTCAacgcttcttttgttgataacACATGTGGTTCAATGTAGAACAATTAAAACTTTAGAATGCTAACCAAGTAAAAACTTATGATGAGATCCGTTTGGACGATGTATTTAAGCTATTTTCGcaagttgtagcccgaacgaagtgttgaatgacatttctagagAGAAAATTGCTGCAAATCCTCTCCcgtggagaaaatagaacaTTTCTCACTTGAACTGTTGTCCACTTTGTTCACCACTGGGAGCCAACTTTTGTTAGAATATATAATTTTCTCCCCTTACAGTTACGGTTAAGAGTGGATATCGCGAAAtattcgaacaatttgtatggaggaCAAATTTAACGTATCTGGATTTTTGTCGAGTATCGAATCCTTGCTTcattacgagttcaacgaggtaTATCTCGCCTCTCTCGGAATTGTCGTTTTCGTGGTAGAGCTGTTTGAAAAATCGGTGGTATTcaagtggaaattttttcacacAGATTATCTCGGGTAATAAAGAGTCgacttcgttcaaattttagggGATCGTAGTGCTAGACTAGACCGATCACATAAGCCACCAAATACGTCGGGCTGTTTGCTGTACTGGCTTCAGTGACTGTATTGAGAAACATTTTCTCTGACTACTAACAGGTGCGCGCATCAGGTACTTCGGTGACTCGCTCTCATGTGAATTTAGTTTTCTTGGTACATCAAACTGTTTCATAATGTAGCCCAGGGTCCTAGGAGCATTTATCACACGCATCCAACCAACCACAAACTTGGCTGCTTCATAAAgatcaacaaatttaaatgtaaGAAGTAAAGTCAGGAAAATTATCATTGGAAAGGAACAGTGTAAATTACATTTAaggtgaaaaaaatgaaagtgatCGACAAACCGgtcgaaattttctttggaGTAATAGGAGACATTTTAGAAATAGCCCTATCTCTTAATGCCAATAGTCCATCCAGCacaagtttttatatttttaggaagtacCGAGCCTAAACCATCTAATGGAACCCTAAACCGTTAGGTTTGCTGATGCGCGCACCCGTTAGTTGTCagagaaatttttcttaatacAGTCACTAATACAGTCAACAGCCCGACGTATTTGGTAGCTTATGTGATCAGTCTAGTCTAGCACTAGAATCccctaaaatttgaacgaagtcGGCCCTTTATTACCACAGATAATCAggatgaaaaaatttctacCTGAAAACCACCAATATTTCAAACAGCTCTACCACGAAAACGACAATTCCGAGAGAGGCGAGATATACCTTGTTGAACTCGTAATGAAGCAAGGATTCGATGGGTACCATACTCGTCAAAAATCCGGATGGCATGGCTAGCCGATTGCtcgaagatttcgcgatatcactcttaatgtcaatcaaaaaatctacatttgaTTCAGCTACAAGCAACCAACACACAAGGCataaggcaagttataatcaACTGGTGTTCGAACTTCTCGCTCTGATATATGCAGCCTGTAGGTATTAGCAAAACCGGAAAATCGGTTTGGTTGTATAACTGGACTGGCGTCCGTAATTTTAAGAACGATTGtttttgtcgaaaatactTTTAATTGAATGTGTGCACGTTTCCGGTAACTTAAAATATCATCATCAGGTAAAGTTAATTAGCATAGTGTCTATTCACCGTTATAATCGGGCTGTCAAGGCACAGTGGACTACATAACCTCCGTCATCACCGTGTAGTACGTGTAAATACTCTTGACGatctaaaatgtttttcgttaaCTTTATGTATCGCATAACCGAACATACCTCTGTTGCCGTATAAACGCTCAATGGCGCTATTGGTCCTATCCATAGTTCGTCGCTATTCATGACCGAGTTCAGCAACATTGTCATCATCTTTTGTGACTTCAAATCGTACGTGTACCATTTGGATTGGGCAATTATATGGCAGGTCCGTTCATTCTGAATGAAAGTTTAAACTTTTGTGGTGGGTGTTTTCAATAATACATGGCA
Encoded here:
- the LOC119076575 gene encoding uncharacterized protein LOC119076575 — protein: MFGYIVGVDFKFEWKNNLRFVVTKSLVFFFWTQVFYTHYVYSVYDNFVRNFEVFAIYGITVSAVLKIRCFDSYYLNITAMFKSSLKIYKQNGDARGKPFTDRLTANFNLYKFVASMAIFITILYMYYPVKSFLIDGEMVQFVPIEFMFVDQSTLLGFLVASGIMGTLGVYAIFGTEYMALTFVAIVMNYGPRVDILNENFDELDKMWLTNSSSAAEYKHSFLVNICRKYADMREYINEVKLIFDQKLYIFFVFAYLSQILCLYQIRVNNWIPGYALAIGFSIEMIFYCLMGTKLTVENERFCQIITQSSWYTYDQWSQKMILMLLGEAMNFSELRIGPFAPLSVYTATEIFKSIYSYYTLMMEVM